A DNA window from Syntrophorhabdales bacterium contains the following coding sequences:
- a CDS encoding secondary thiamine-phosphate synthase enzyme YjbQ, whose protein sequence is MKSYRKELWFNTPTRLAFLNITGEVEECLRESGIREGLLLCNAMHITASVFINDDESGLHRDFEVWLEKLAPHEPVAHYRHNVGEENADAHLKRSVMGREVVVAVTSGKLDFGPWEQIFYGEFDGRRKKRVLVKIIGE, encoded by the coding sequence ATGAAGAGTTATCGGAAAGAGTTGTGGTTTAACACTCCCACAAGGTTGGCCTTTCTAAACATCACAGGAGAGGTGGAGGAGTGTCTCCGCGAGAGCGGCATCCGAGAAGGCCTGCTTCTCTGCAACGCAATGCACATAACGGCCTCTGTTTTTATCAACGATGATGAATCGGGCCTCCATCGTGACTTCGAGGTGTGGCTGGAGAAGCTGGCGCCTCACGAACCTGTTGCGCATTACCGCCACAACGTTGGCGAAGAAAATGCCGATGCGCACCTGAAGCGTTCCGTGATGGGGCGTGAAGTAGTGGTCGCTGTGACAAGCGGGAAGCTCGACTTCGGGCCGTGGGAACAGATTTTTTACGGTGAGTTTGACGGCAGGCGAAAGAAGAGAGTGCTGGTCAAGATTATCGGAGAGTGA
- a CDS encoding GGDEF domain-containing protein produces the protein MTINDELFSKVMDNIREGIYFVDLDRRMTYWNKGAENLTGYAAADILGKRCPDDLLVHVDDRGTVLCSEGCPLQKSMKDGLPHEAEVYLRHRSGHRLPVSLRVLPIFDPDRNLTGAVEIFTDNSERVALRQKIAELQKDALLDPLTGLANRRYATETLRGMLDQMIRYGWTFGVVFMDINLFKTINDTYGHDVGDQVLKMVARTLQANSRSFDVMARWGGEEFLAIIVNVNDQTLHRVAYKLRTLVARSSLHVGTERIGVALSLGATLAQPGDTVETLVKRADQAMYRQKLRSRNQESAKIAV, from the coding sequence ATGACAATAAATGACGAATTGTTCAGCAAGGTTATGGATAATATCCGTGAGGGAATCTATTTCGTAGACCTGGACCGGAGGATGACATATTGGAATAAAGGCGCCGAGAACCTGACAGGTTATGCAGCCGCCGATATCCTGGGGAAGCGCTGTCCGGACGACCTTCTGGTGCATGTTGATGACCGCGGCACCGTATTGTGTTCTGAAGGCTGCCCCCTGCAGAAGTCAATGAAAGACGGTTTGCCGCATGAGGCTGAGGTCTATCTGCGGCACAGGAGCGGCCATCGTTTACCCGTTTCTCTGCGCGTGTTGCCGATCTTCGATCCCGACCGCAACCTCACAGGAGCCGTGGAAATATTCACGGACAACTCGGAAAGGGTGGCCCTCCGGCAGAAGATAGCAGAGCTCCAGAAGGATGCGCTGCTCGATCCCCTCACGGGGCTGGCTAACAGGCGCTATGCCACCGAGACGCTGCGGGGCATGCTTGACCAGATGATCCGGTACGGCTGGACCTTCGGAGTAGTTTTCATGGATATAAACCTTTTCAAAACAATAAACGATACCTATGGTCATGATGTCGGCGATCAGGTGTTGAAGATGGTTGCAAGAACTCTGCAGGCAAACTCGCGTTCGTTTGATGTCATGGCGCGGTGGGGTGGCGAGGAATTCCTCGCCATAATCGTCAACGTAAACGATCAAACCCTTCACAGAGTGGCGTACAAGCTTCGCACTCTGGTTGCGAGATCTTCACTCCATGTTGGAACCGAGAGAATAGGCGTAGCGCTCTCTCTGGGGGCAACACTTGCACAGCCGGGAGATACGGTGGAAACCCTCGTGAAAAGGGCAGACCAGGCGATGTACCGGCAAAAATTGAGGTCGAGAAACCAGGAGTCCGCGAAAATAGCAGTCTGA
- a CDS encoding dodecin family protein — translation MDGSVYKIIEIVGTSKNSWEEATKNAIETASKSLEDLRIAEVIKMDVAIENGKVSAFRIRLNLSFKYHGE, via the coding sequence ATGGACGGGAGCGTGTATAAGATCATTGAGATCGTTGGCACGAGCAAAAATTCATGGGAAGAGGCGACCAAAAATGCAATCGAAACCGCTTCCAAATCGCTGGAAGACCTGCGCATAGCCGAGGTCATAAAGATGGATGTGGCGATCGAGAACGGCAAGGTCAGTGCTTTTAGAATAAGGCTCAACTTATCTTTTAAGTATCACGGCGAATAA
- the metG gene encoding methionine--tRNA ligase subunit beta, protein MENISFDLFKQIDLRVAEIKACDDVPGADRLYRLTIDMGEERQIVAGIKAHYTREELIGKKIAVVANLEPRTIRGLTSHGMLLAASDSEKKSVVLLTTEKEIPNGSSIS, encoded by the coding sequence ATGGAGAATATATCATTTGACCTTTTTAAGCAGATCGACTTGCGCGTCGCAGAAATAAAAGCCTGTGATGATGTGCCGGGTGCGGACAGGCTTTACAGGCTGACGATAGACATGGGTGAAGAAAGGCAGATTGTAGCCGGCATAAAGGCTCATTACACCAGGGAAGAACTTATCGGCAAGAAAATCGCTGTGGTCGCCAACCTTGAGCCGCGAACAATCAGGGGGCTCACATCGCACGGGATGCTGCTCGCGGCGTCTGATTCAGAAAAGAAATCGGTCGTTCTTCTCACTACCGAAAAAGAAATCCCTAACGGCAGCTCAATTTCCTAG
- a CDS encoding M48 family metallopeptidase — MLKDSPYLWCVLSAYVLIQIFKYLLEWLNIRFMRMHGGSVPTGLEGSFDAALLDKSQSYMIDRTRLGVAESVFMSLVLITFFFGGLLDRYNSWVASLHLPFLLAGWVFFLILSFAEQVLSTPFRLLTVFRLERRYGFATTTVRLWLFDLAKELILSTLILSILVFPALWLISQSPAYWWFWFWVVICSFTLLLNYISPYVIEPLFNKFTPLEDETLRERIILLALKAGISARKVLKMDASKRTRHSNAYFTGLGRAKRIVLFDTLLTGMSHGETLAVLAHEIGHWKRHHLLKNMLVLQAFSLAGLYLLFQITKTGLLSTLFRINVDTFFSRITLAAFLASMVLLLVYPLIMAFTRRMEKEADFFSLELMTDTGAGAPDLISALAKLSKDNLSNLHPHPLYVMFHYSHPPVLERIRVLREAENKGYGSRVT; from the coding sequence TTGTTAAAGGATAGTCCCTACCTGTGGTGTGTTCTCTCAGCCTATGTACTTATCCAGATCTTCAAGTATTTACTCGAGTGGCTCAACATCAGATTCATGAGAATGCATGGCGGCAGCGTGCCCACCGGCCTCGAAGGCTCGTTTGACGCGGCGTTGCTCGACAAGAGTCAGTCTTATATGATCGACCGGACAAGACTCGGCGTGGCAGAATCCGTCTTCATGAGTCTTGTGCTGATCACATTCTTTTTCGGCGGCTTGCTCGATAGATACAATTCATGGGTCGCGAGCCTCCATCTTCCCTTCTTGCTTGCGGGCTGGGTATTCTTTCTTATCCTGTCGTTCGCGGAACAGGTACTCTCGACGCCCTTTCGCCTGCTCACTGTGTTCCGGCTGGAACGGCGATACGGTTTTGCCACAACCACGGTCAGGCTCTGGCTTTTCGACCTTGCCAAAGAGCTCATCCTCTCGACACTGATTCTCTCCATCCTTGTCTTTCCGGCCCTGTGGCTGATCAGTCAGAGCCCCGCCTACTGGTGGTTCTGGTTCTGGGTTGTTATCTGCTCGTTCACGCTTCTATTGAACTATATATCGCCCTACGTGATAGAGCCCCTCTTCAACAAGTTCACACCGCTGGAGGATGAGACCTTAAGGGAGCGCATCATCCTTCTTGCGCTAAAGGCAGGCATCAGCGCACGAAAAGTGCTCAAAATGGACGCCTCGAAAAGGACGAGACATAGCAACGCTTATTTCACCGGATTGGGAAGAGCAAAGCGCATTGTCCTCTTCGATACCCTCCTTACCGGTATGAGCCATGGAGAGACTCTTGCCGTGCTGGCCCACGAGATTGGCCACTGGAAGCGCCATCACCTCCTTAAGAACATGCTCGTGCTGCAGGCTTTCTCTCTTGCCGGTCTCTATCTTCTCTTCCAGATCACGAAAACCGGTCTCCTCAGCACGCTATTCCGGATCAACGTGGACACTTTCTTCTCCCGCATCACCCTGGCCGCTTTCCTGGCAAGCATGGTGCTCTTGCTGGTGTATCCGTTGATAATGGCTTTCACGCGACGCATGGAGAAAGAGGCGGATTTCTTCTCGCTTGAACTCATGACGGATACCGGTGCCGGTGCGCCGGACCTGATCAGCGCCCTTGCTAAACTGTCAAAAGACAACCTCTCCAATCTCCATCCTCACCCCCTGTACGTTATGTTCCATTACTCCCACCCCCCTGTTCTCGAGAGGATCCGTGTGCTCCGCGAAGCGGAAAACAAAGGGTATGGTTCACGGGTCACGTGA
- a CDS encoding trypsin-like peptidase domain-containing protein, with protein sequence MKKRIRLVSGDPATPLENNVQRVPRGQDDNLLDAYSRAVTGAVEKIAPSVVKIDVKQRILHRISGRGEPDELQGSGSGFIFTPDGFILTNSHVVHRAVSVGVTLSDGRGYPAYMVGDDPDTDLAVIRIDAPNLSAAALGDSSPLRVGQLVIALGNPYGFYSTVTAGVISALGRSLRSQSGRLIDDVIQTDAALNPGSSGGPLVTSSGEVIGVNTAVILPAQGICFAIAVNTAKFVVAGLMKEGRIRRSYIGVAGQTVPLHRRVVRFYRLHAESGVLVESIEKGSPAQRAGLLKGDIIVGFDDKPIGAIDDLHRELTQKKVNKSIRMTLLRGTEKLAVEITPAERPE encoded by the coding sequence ATGAAGAAAAGAATCCGACTCGTATCCGGAGATCCGGCGACACCCTTGGAAAATAACGTACAGAGAGTACCCCGTGGGCAGGACGACAATCTCCTTGATGCTTATTCACGCGCGGTGACCGGCGCAGTGGAGAAGATAGCGCCCAGCGTTGTCAAGATCGACGTAAAGCAACGTATCCTCCACCGAATCAGCGGCAGAGGCGAACCCGACGAACTGCAGGGGAGTGGTTCTGGCTTTATCTTTACCCCGGACGGGTTTATCCTCACCAATAGTCACGTGGTGCACCGTGCGGTCTCCGTAGGGGTGACTCTTTCGGATGGACGTGGCTACCCGGCTTACATGGTGGGAGATGACCCTGACACCGATCTGGCGGTAATCCGGATCGATGCGCCGAATCTCAGTGCAGCCGCTCTGGGAGATTCCTCTCCGCTGCGCGTGGGGCAGTTGGTAATTGCCCTCGGAAATCCCTACGGCTTTTACTCAACGGTTACAGCAGGGGTCATCAGCGCCCTAGGACGCTCTCTCAGATCACAGTCCGGCAGGCTGATAGATGACGTGATCCAGACCGATGCCGCTCTTAATCCCGGGAGTTCCGGGGGTCCACTGGTCACGTCCAGCGGCGAAGTGATCGGCGTCAACACTGCGGTCATTCTCCCGGCCCAGGGAATCTGTTTTGCCATCGCTGTCAACACGGCAAAGTTCGTGGTGGCGGGTCTCATGAAAGAAGGAAGGATCAGAAGGAGCTACATCGGTGTGGCCGGCCAGACGGTGCCGCTTCACCGAAGAGTGGTGCGCTTCTACCGGCTTCATGCCGAAAGCGGGGTGCTCGTTGAATCTATTGAAAAAGGCAGTCCCGCTCAAAGGGCCGGACTACTCAAAGGTGACATCATAGTAGGATTTGACGACAAGCCTATTGGCGCCATCGACGACCTGCACCGCGAGCTCACGCAGAAGAAGGTGAATAAAAGCATAAGGATGACGTTATTGCGCGGTACTGAAAAACTCGCGGTAGAGATCACGCCCGCGGAACGGCCAGAGTAG
- a CDS encoding DUF72 domain-containing protein — protein MLRVGICSWTEKTLIQSGAFYPPEAKTAEARLRYYASRFDTVEVDSTYYAIPDQKTAWLWDLRTKPDFTFHIKVYGALTGHHIDTRTLPKDVQGLVAKDSGKGYTYIKEPSILRLLAQRQTEALAPLRRAGKLGLMLFQFPPWFTRSSSSRDYILACKEMMDGLPVAVEFRHGSWLTPDKAPDTLAFLARHDLTYVTADEPQYGDQRTIPFIPHATAETAYFRFHGRNKENWLKKNVETSLRYAYSYPDKELYEFVPHLESTGKTAKTTYAMFNNCHRNYAVANATRLKELLKKD, from the coding sequence ATGCTTCGCGTCGGCATCTGCTCCTGGACTGAAAAGACTCTCATTCAAAGCGGTGCGTTCTATCCACCCGAGGCGAAAACCGCCGAGGCGCGTCTCCGTTACTATGCTTCCCGCTTCGACACGGTAGAGGTGGACTCGACGTATTACGCCATACCTGATCAGAAGACAGCCTGGCTCTGGGACCTGCGCACTAAGCCCGACTTCACGTTTCACATCAAGGTATACGGAGCTCTTACAGGCCATCACATCGATACTAGAACGCTGCCTAAAGACGTGCAAGGCCTCGTCGCAAAGGACAGTGGCAAGGGGTACACGTACATCAAGGAACCTTCAATCCTTCGTCTGCTGGCCCAGCGGCAGACAGAGGCACTAGCGCCCTTGAGAAGAGCTGGAAAGCTTGGTCTCATGCTCTTTCAATTTCCGCCCTGGTTCACGCGCTCTAGCTCCAGCAGAGATTATATTCTGGCATGCAAAGAGATGATGGACGGGCTACCCGTTGCAGTTGAATTCAGGCACGGCAGCTGGCTTACTCCCGACAAAGCCCCTGACACACTTGCGTTTCTGGCACGGCATGATCTCACGTACGTGACCGCAGATGAGCCGCAATATGGCGACCAGCGCACTATTCCTTTCATTCCTCACGCAACTGCGGAAACGGCCTACTTCAGGTTTCACGGCCGCAACAAAGAGAACTGGCTCAAGAAGAACGTCGAGACTTCGTTACGATACGCGTACTCCTACCCTGACAAAGAATTGTATGAATTCGTCCCTCACCTGGAATCTACAGGCAAGACTGCGAAGACCACATATGCGATGTTCAACAACTGCCACCGCAACTACGCCGTTGCGAACGCAACGCGGCTCAAGGAACTCTTGAAGAAAGACTAG